In one window of Neofelis nebulosa isolate mNeoNeb1 chromosome 15, mNeoNeb1.pri, whole genome shotgun sequence DNA:
- the LOC131495913 gene encoding ankyrin repeat domain-containing protein 26-like isoform X2, with protein sequence MELKAAKNQVVARQLQQELADTLKKQSMSEASPEVTSHLHLEDETRDLKKKLGQIRSQLQEAQERHAEAVRYAEKMKDHVLKYNLNLTENSLIIYNADKQCTIRNVLVMPVYHC encoded by the exons ATGGAATTGAAGGCTGCAAAAAATCAG GTAGTTGCGAGACAACTTCAACAAGAACTGGCTGATACTCTGAAGAAACAGTCTATGTCAGAGGCTTCCCCAGAGGTTACGTCCCATCTTCATCTGGAAGATGAAACACGGGATCTCAAGAAGAAATTAGGTCAAATCAGAAGTCAG ttgcaAGAAGCACAGGAACGACATGCAGAGGCCGTAAGATACGCTGAGAAGATGAAAGATCATGtgctaaagtataatttaaacctaACAGAAAATAGCTTGATTATTTATAACGCAGATAAGCAGTGTACTATAagaaatgtattagttatgccagtatatcattgttaa
- the LOC131495913 gene encoding ankyrin repeat domain-containing protein 26-like isoform X1, whose product MAHKKTNSKVVARQLQQELADTLKKQSMSEASPEVTSHLHLEDETRDLKKKLGQIRSQLQEAQERHAEAVRYAEKMKDHVLKYNLNLTENSLIIYNADKQCTIRNVLVMPVYHC is encoded by the exons atggCTCATAAGAAAACTAATTCTAAG GTAGTTGCGAGACAACTTCAACAAGAACTGGCTGATACTCTGAAGAAACAGTCTATGTCAGAGGCTTCCCCAGAGGTTACGTCCCATCTTCATCTGGAAGATGAAACACGGGATCTCAAGAAGAAATTAGGTCAAATCAGAAGTCAG ttgcaAGAAGCACAGGAACGACATGCAGAGGCCGTAAGATACGCTGAGAAGATGAAAGATCATGtgctaaagtataatttaaacctaACAGAAAATAGCTTGATTATTTATAACGCAGATAAGCAGTGTACTATAagaaatgtattagttatgccagtatatcattgttaa